A region of the Phaenicophaeus curvirostris isolate KB17595 chromosome 10, BPBGC_Pcur_1.0, whole genome shotgun sequence genome:
CTCAGGAAGCCAACTCAGGAGAATTCCCAGCCCCTGTGAGAGAACCTCACCCCATGACGGCAGTACTTGAATTCAAACCACAGCCGACGTCCGTCAGACACACAAAGGAACGACCAAAGCTCTGTGTGTCCCCTGTCAAGGGGCCAGGCAAGACAAACACGAGATTAAGTGGCTTTGGAAAGTAGGCTTTTTATGCATTGTTTCAATTGCAATTCCAAAGAATATCCATCAGTGACTTGGACAAGTTACTTCACACAGTACATGAGAACTCTCTATTTAAATTAGCTTTCCTGGTTTCATTAGGACAGTAGTAAGGCTCAGTGTTTCACCTCAGCAGGTGAAGAGAGAACCCCTGGAGCCGGCCAACACCATTTCAAAAGAAGTCGATCTTAATTTTACTGAATTcacaaaatgatgtcactactcTGCATATAACTTTGTTTATATAATTTAGTATATAATGCACCCTTCAACTCTGCCatagattttgaaaaatatacaaACCTGCTTTAACCACATTAGAGAGATTTGAGACAGCTGTTAATTACTGAACAGTTTAGGACAGTATCAGACACTCCTATAACTTCATTTTAAGCTACAAAAAGAACATAAATTCATATAAAATACAACAGATTAAACAAACTTTTTTCCAAGGAAGAATCGGGTATCAACTCAACCTGCCATTGTGTGACACACGAATACAAAATAAGTTACCGTTAGTAATGCCTGCATTGTTGGGCTGAAAACTGGTCGAATGGAATCTTAAAAAAACTATACAGTATTATTGCACTCCATGACTGTGCAGGATCCAGAAACAGGCCAGCACTGAAAGgtcttccatcaaatgttttccggGAGGCACGACCCAGCTGCAAGAAGCATCCAGCCTGCACTAACAGCGTGCTGTCTTCAGTACAGGCCTTCATGGGGCTGAGCCGCGCGGCCGTGGGAAACTACCACTCAATGCCTGCAAACGGAGACACAAGAGTTACAGTCGGAGACAGCTCCGGCGTTTAACCAGCAAGCTGTCCCCAGCACTGTTGCAGCAGGGAGCAAGGCAGCACATGTGACCTAGGGAGAGCAGTGGGCCACGTACGTGCCAGATTACAAACCCAAAGGGAAGCAGCACTCATGGCAGGAGCGCTGCCACTGCTTCCTCTGGGCGGCTGCCTGCACAGGGACCACTGGAACGACACTACCATGGCAGGAATTTAGACAGGGAGACGTCAGAAGAGAATGTCACAAAGCCTGTCAGACCCTCCTAACGTGCACTGCTGCTTCCCACACGGATGAAAGCAGAGCCAAAtggggtttctttttctcaacTCGAACCCCAGTAAATAGAATTCTACATGAGACCAGTCTCAGCATGTTTTGTAAGCTCAGAAGTGATGTCAATCTACTTTGCGACAAAGAACACTGTTTGAGACCCTTCAGATCTATCTGTACAGGATGCTGGGCTTCAGCAAGCCCAGCTGAATAGTACGGGGAACACCAATGGCACACAGCATTCTACAAATACAAAACTACTTATTCCATGATTACCATGACTTTTGCTAACTTACTAGGACAAACCAGACTTAACAAACAGGAAATGCCAGCAAGAATCAAACATTAGCTGCTCCTCGTCCTCCCTACACAAGGACTTGGATGAAGCAGCCTCTCTGCATGGCTCTCCCacctcaggaagctgtaggtGTGTCCGTGGAGAAAGAAAtaatcaggggaaaaaaagtgggcCTTAGAGTCTGAGCTCTGACACAGTGGGAAACACCAGAGCAAGGCCTGGACATGGAGCATGGTTTCCTGTGAGGAGCAAGATGCCTGCAGGGCTCTGTCAGTGTTTTGATTTCTCTGAGCATACACTTCCACTTGCTGCCTTCCTGCTCATGTGAATAGGGATATGTAGGAGCCAAATCACATTAAGCAGAGCTCCCCAGGACACGTGTGCTGGTgtctgagcagagctgggccaTTATTACCTCAAAAGCTGGGACCAACTGACCCGTTCAAGGTGGTGAGACCATTGCAAGGAGTCAGCCGACAGAAACGGGAGAAGGGGTTGTAACTGGAAACAGGGTCATGCCAAGAAACCCGGCTCTCAAACTAAAGCATTCTTGGGCCAGAAACTGCACCACGGCTCATCAAGTTGTCTCCTAAGCACCAATGGCCAATTTGTGCCCTGGGACGGTCCTTTTGTAGCACAGCCTTGATCCTACGAAGAACCGTGAGCTGGATGTTTTGAAAACCAGAAGTGACGTAGGCATATAGAACTGGTTTGCCACAATACACAAAAGCATGGATGGAAGTCCTCTGCTCCTAACAGCCAGGGAGTATTTGCAGAAGGGTAGAACAGTACAGAACATGGGCAGGAGCAAGGAAGTGTTCTGCTTTTCAGGGTCATGCTTACAAGTCAGAGAGAAACCTTTTACACACAGACTATTCCAAGACATGCAATACCATGTGCCTTCTGACCTCTGCACAACACAGCTCTCTAACTTAAGACCCTCTGCacacagcaacatttttttcctgaacaaaCCAGTGCCAGCTTCCAGTTCTGAAACAGGCAGAACATCTCCCAGACCAAAGCCCGTCTCACCAGCCCCTGTGAGCATGGTGTCAATTCACTGAACGTTGCAGGAGCTGGTTCTCCAGCAAAACACTTGTACATGCACAAATACAGGATTGTAACATGCAATCTGCCACACTcagcccttcccacccaccccaACAGACAGCGGTGCCAGGAAGGAGACTTACAAGCAGTTTCAGTGCTGATAGATGGGGCTATGACCGATGATGAGGCATTGACTCCATGTGCACATTGAGCTTCATCTCGTTATCAAGAATTTGTACAAGCTGCTGCATGGAAGGAAGGTGGCCGGACTCAAGCTTGGACCACACTGGAACATCTACCACAAAAcacagggaggggagaaaagcaCTGTTACACTGACAAAGTCAAACAGCTTCTTGGGCTActttaaacagcatttaaaagacCCAAGCAGCTATGCAAGTTGGTACTATTTTACACTGAGAGAAATATCTGGACCAACAATGCTCTAAACCTCTGGCTGTACTAAAACTCAAGCCAACTAACAGAACAAAGAGCCTAATGCTTCCATTTCGAAATGTATCGTGCAGATTTGGAGGTTCAAAATATCCGTGAACAGATGTCTAAGAACAGACTGGCACACCAAGTGTTGAAACCATCACTAGATCTTTGACACTTGTGGGTACCACTACATCCTCAGCTCACTGTTGCCTAACATCCACAGCTGATCCTCGAGTTCTGCTTACTAAGATCTGGCTTGGAAGGTCACACTCAAAGTGGCTGCAATCATTATTCTACCCTGTCCCAAACACAAATCAGAAACTCCCAGACGTCCAAGGCGACTGTCTGTCCCTATGAAGGCTCTGCTGCCAAACCTTCATCTGAGATTTCAGACTGGAAGGGCATCAAGTTCAACTACTCTGATGCACTGCAGTCCTTTAAAGGGTCCTGCGGTGTGTGATTTGCCTTGGAAACCACGATACTGAAACCCATCCCACACAACCATAACCTGAGATTACAAAGCACAGAGCTGTATCATGCACTTGTACCTAGAGCCAGAGAAATTCTGTAGTCCATCAGgcttaaatgatctttaaaacCATTAAATGATTTGAAGGCAGAAGGTCCACAGACTCTTCAACCGGAAAAATCAGTATCGCTGTCCACTGCTACTGAAAGTCTGGGAATAACAGTGGTTTCAATAGGATTCTAAGGCTAAACCACACTAGATAAGAGGACAGCGAATGCATCTAATTAACTGGAGAGTACACTTCCCTAGTTCACATCTTACTTACTGGACAACACAGGCAATGAAAGAACAGAACATGGTTACCCCAAGTGACTCTGAGTGAGTTTTTATGTAGCTGCTTTAAAATTCACACAATGGACACCTGCATAAATGGCTTTACAAGGCACCtatgattttcatttttcttgtgatACAGAACACCTGAAGATTCAGACTGGTTGGCAGTCACCACATACCACCACACTCCAAAACACGTGTTTCTTAACAtcattcctcttcctcccagcaCACAGCTCTCTCAGAACTGTGCAGACACGCACAACACAATTCCCCGTCCCCTGAAGAGAAAGTTATCGGCTCACCATTCAGAGTTATCTCAAATGCGCCTGTCGACATGCACTGGTTCTCAATCATGTTGCTCAGGAAGAAGACCATCATACAGGCATAAACCTGGAACGGAATAGAGAGAACCCCTGATGCTCAGCCCCATAAGCCACAGCTCATTTTATTCCCTCTCAGTCAGCACTGGAAGTTCACAGGTGTTTTTTAGTCTTTCCATCACACAGACATCTTTCCATCACCTTTCTAAAATGACTGTGCACACTGCCTTCCCAACATAGGTACCAAAATGATTCTGAAACCGCCCTCAGCTCTCAATCCTTATCCATACCCCCTTACATCTTCTTGCATTACAACATCAGATCACTGATGTACGGCAGCCCGCCACACTTGGAGAGCATGTGGCCCATTTAATTAAACAGGATACATGAAAGCCTCTGCCTGTTCAAACTGACTGCTGACAGAAACCACTGCATGGGGCAGTGCAGTGTGAGGATGCAGAGGTTAATGAACTTATAAATTGTagaataaatcacagaatcacaatgctttgggttggaaaggatcctacagcccatccagttccaactcccactggatcaggggctccaagccccatccaacctggccttgaacacttccagggatggggcagccacccctgctctgggcaacctgggccagggcctccccaccctcacaggaaaacgtttcttcctGGATCTGGAATAAGGTCATTATACATCTGAGCATAACAACAGTGATCCACCAGCATCCTCAGTGCAGACTGACAGGGATATTCACCCCACAAGGCACAGTCTGTCACGCCTGAGAATGTTCTGCAACAACACCCACAACATTTCAACTTGATTTTCCTAGTCGCCATGTAAATACAGCCCTAAGGTGTTAAAGGTCTGATGAAAGCGACAACTGCAGAATACTCGTGTGACAACAGAAAAGGGAACCTGTCATTTTAGCACCAACAATACCATCCTGAAACTCTACTAGGACCTTAACAACTGAACACCCGGTACCATCTTCGGCAGTGAGGTTAACCCCATTGCCCCTTTGCAGCGTCACCAGCTGAGAAAGGGAGGTGCTGAGAATCCAGTCTGGGTCTGTCACAAACACAAAGCACTGCTATTAAGAATAAATACATAACTCTAAAATTCTCAGGTGTATTTCCTTACAGAAGCCAAAAGGTTCCGTCAAGGCCACAGTGGAGGGAAGTTGCGTTAGTGACAACAGTGAGGCACTCCTCGAGTCCCCTCATGAATTCATTTTAGAACCaccctttcaaaataaaacGAGAAAGTATGCCATTTACCTTATTTTCTTGGCCCCACTGCCAGATGCTCGGAGCTTGCATGCCAAAGAAAGCAAATGGATCCTTGCCGACAATTATTAAGCCTATTAATACTAGTTTGAAGACAGACAGGAAGGATGCTATGTGCCTATCAAAAAACAAGACATTAGAACACCTCAGGAGGTTGACAGTTACCGGTTCACCACCAAACAGCGACAATTCACCTAACTAGAAGGATTCTGATAGTGTATAATCGGCTATTTCAGAGGAAATACAGAACTTTCCAAATACGTTTCTCTCTCCGTGGGAACAAGACAACCCAGCATGTGAATTAACAAACCCCATACCCTCAGGGGATGCCATTCTCCCATACCATGCACAACAGACTGGGTTCTTGCCCTAAGCAGACCTCAAacagaaatttgttttcaaCTTGTACGTGTGTGAACTGGATAATACCCTCAATTTCTTAAAGAAGTGGTTCCACACGATAGAGACAGGTTTAATTGACAGGCACTGCTTCCTCATAATGCATTTTCCCAGCAGATGCAGAAAACCCTAAGGCACTTTGTACATATTAAGGCCACAGCAGAGAGCACATTAACACTGAGGTATTCAACCTTGTAGCCTTCTTACCATTGTAATTATTACAGTAATTAGGTCAAGAAGTGGTTCAAAACCCACCACAGCAGCTACGGCATCCCTCTCCAGCATGTATACAACTGTTTAAGTAACAGCaacaacattattttctttttgcctttttccaaaCGTCTTTGGGCTTCTACCCCCCGAGACTGCAGTTAAGGACATCCTGACAGTCTCTCCAATGGGCTTAGCTCACCCCGAAACTCTTCCCTCCTCTGCAACCTTAACCTGTTACAGGACCTTCTCACTGAGTGCATAAGCTAAGATACAAATGTGAATTTATGTCCAGATACTACAAAAAGGAAAGCTAGAAATATGCACTGTGGAAAAAAGTGAATTACATAATTTACTTCATATCGGAACACACCAAACCGCACCACAGATACCTACATGGCAATATCTGCATGAAAACTAcggcagctgctggaggagagatGATAACAAAGGCTATACATAACTATaatgggaatcatagaatcatgttTCCATTTTCAGTATTATTTAAGTGTAAATGCACATGTCCACCACACACTAGAACAAAGACAATCTGTCCTCGTTGTTTGCTTACCTATAGATGGGTTGAGGAAGGTAGTTTTCTCCTTCGATCCGGATGTCTGGGTACCGCTGGCTGATAACCCGCATGTACTCCTCAAACACCCGCCTGTAGCCTCAGGAGACACTGAACACAGAGAGGGATGGTCAGCACGGGCTCTGTCACGTGCGCTGCTTTGCCAGCAACACCAGCACTTGCACTGCTCTCAGGCCACTCAGTTTAATATAAAACTAAAATCCACATCAGAGAAGAGCGCTGGTTTGCAGCTCACTTGCACCCAAAAGCCCTGGCAGCTGGGCTCTTACACAGGCCTGTGCCCACGCACTAGCGCAGACGCTGCACTCCAGGGATGCCGGCTGAGCAGGGAATCTCTTGGCTCCCCGCAAAAAACTGAGAGAGGACAGTCAGGGGAACAGCGGATAGTCAGGGAAACAACACCTCCCTCTGTGTCAAAATCAAAGAGGGTTTCACCACTGCTGCTTCATCTCCACACTGCTTGAACGGAGCACTCCCTTCAACTGCTCACAGGCAACTTAACCGCTCCAGCAGTTCCTGCCTCAGGATGACCAGGTTAACTATTCCAGAGCTGCACTTTGGCTCACAATTCTACCAGCTGTCTCCGTATTAACTGAAACTGAAGTTATCACCCTCACCTCATGGAAGAAggaatcacagactggtttcagttggaagggaccttaaaaaacacccagttccaccccttgccatgggcagcgacacttcccactggaccaggctgctccaagccccatccaacccagccttgaacacctccagggatggggcagccacagcttccctgagcaacctgggccagggcctgcCCACCCTCactatgaagaatttcttctaatgtctattctaaatcttctttcttctaatttgaagccattccctcatGTTCCATCACTCTCTTCACCGCCCTGCACAGCACTGCCCACAGCACCAGGAACCACAGCAGTGACAGAAGGCCCCGATTCCCTCCTGCAACACAGCTCTGTGTGCCGGAGCAAACTCCCGCGTCCTCCCACAAGGTGTGCCCCATGCAGCCACCAGCATTTCCAAGATGACATGGAGGAACAGGCCTGCAATACTGCATATAAACACACAACCTACTGCCTCGTCACCCTAGGCCAGGCACGCTACCCTAGTGCCCCGGACCCTGCTCCTCCAGCGCTGCCCACCTGGTCCCCAAGCCCACAGCGTGGGGTTGGGGTGCTGTGGCACAGGAGGCACCTGTGCCCACCAGCCCCAACACTGAggggagaatcacagaacccctaggttggaaaaggcctctgacaccaccgagtccaaccatccctgacCACCACTAAGccacccctgagcacctcatccacctgtcttttaaacccgtctagggatggggactgaACTACCTCCCTGCACAGCTTCTGCCTGGGCCTGAAAGCCCCTTCTGTGAAGGCATTTTTcctgatagaatcatagaatcatagaataaccaggttggaagagacccaccggatcatcgagtccaaccattcccatcaataactaacccatgccccttggcacctcgtccacccgtgccttaaacccctccagggaaggtgaatcaaccacctccctgggtagcctgttccagtgctcaatgaccctttctgtgaaaaattttttccttatgtccagcctaaatctcgcctggcagagcttgaggccatgagGCTTGAGGCAGAGCTTGAGGCATGAGAACCTTCTAATTAAACCTGAACTGCCTGCTCATGGcattttgtgcttctctggaTGCCTAAGCACTAAAGGAGAgacctgaaaacacagaaactaaACAATGAAGTAGCCTCTCTTCTTTTAGACACCTCGAGGAAGAGGGTGATAATGCAGGAGTCAGGATCTACAGACTAAAGGGCTTCTGCGTTGGTGTtcccactgctgcagaaggactCCTGCAGGTCCTTTGAAGAAAGCAAGGCTGGGGGAAATGCAAAGAGCTTGCATCCACATTaatgcagagaaggcaaagagagacAAGAGATGGCAGGTTTTCCTCATCAGCCTGGGGAGCTGACAGGAATCCAGAGCTGACTGGTCTAGCCTGAACCTACCCTGGCAcaatttgaagccatttcctcttgtcctacggcctgtcacttgggagaacagaaaGCACCCGCCTCACCataacctccttttaggtagttgtggagagcgatgaggtctcccctcaggctccctttccccaggctaaacagccccaggtccctcaaccGCCTTGAagaatccttgttctccagccccttccccagcccctcaatgtcctccttgGAGCGAGGGGCCCATAACTGAGCCTCACCGAGCCCAgcggcacaatcccttccccgCTCCCGCGGTCTCTCACACAAaccgggggggggtggggggaggagggggcgcGCgccgaggggagggggaggagggggagcgaGGCGCGAGCCcggccggcgccgccgccgccatcttgccGCGCGGCCTCACCAGATCTGGAACTTGAGCAGCGGC
Encoded here:
- the SELENOT gene encoding thioredoxin reductase-like selenoprotein T produces the protein MRAAGLSLRLPALLLPPLLLLLLLLALAAGPGGAAEQGGLPAKKLRMAYATGPLLKFQICVSUGYRRVFEEYMRVISQRYPDIRIEGENYLPQPIYRHIASFLSVFKLVLIGLIIVGKDPFAFFGMQAPSIWQWGQENKVYACMMVFFLSNMIENQCMSTGAFEITLNDVPVWSKLESGHLPSMQQLVQILDNEMKLNVHMESMPHHRS